In Xiphias gladius isolate SHS-SW01 ecotype Sanya breed wild chromosome 16, ASM1685928v1, whole genome shotgun sequence, a genomic segment contains:
- the LOC120801610 gene encoding serine/threonine-protein kinase pim-2-like, whose translation MALSAANWDPPSIPAGFGFSNEPTTVSVVNVRANKNKKEDSAAQLPDEKKPPPRTLRRERDDLPELQQSFNLQTGKWNIMKQLVEAAINMHSKGVFHRDIKSENILIETGSNVPRVRIIDFGCGCIVKKRPYRCFSGTPAYGPPEFQISGSYEAGPTTVWQLGALLYEMLDGYKRFNTSKFIRKKIKFNSEMSRDCRGLLRMCLALNPTERATLEQMQLHPWFT comes from the exons ATGGCCCTCAGCGCGGCCAACTGGGACCCACCATCCATCCCTGCTGGATTTGGTTTCTCCAA TGAACCCACCACGGTGTCAGTGGTGAATGTCAGGGCGAATAAGAATAAGAAGGAGGACAGTGCTGCCCAGCTACCAGACGAGAAGAAACCCCCCCCCAGGACActgcggagagagagagatgacctCCCAGAGCTCCAGCAGTCCTTCAACCTCCAAACAGGAAAATGG AACATCATGAAGCAGCTAGTGGAGGCAGCCATTAACATGCACTCTAAAGGGGTCTTCCATCGTGACATCAAGTCAGAAAACATTCTCATTGAAACTGGCTCCAATGTCCCTCGAGTGCGGATCATAGACTTTGGATGTGGCTGCATTGTAAAAAAGAGGCCTTACCGCTGCTTCTCTG GAACCCCTGCGTACGGCCCTCCAGAGTTCCAAATATCTGGGTCGTACGAAGCTGGCCCCACCACAGTCTGGCAGCTGGGTGCGCTGCTTTATGAGATGCTGGATGGATACAAAAGATTTAATACCTCCAAGTTCATCCGCAAGAAAATCAAATTCAACAGTGAAATGTCCAGAG aCTGCCGGGGTTTGTTGAGGATGTGTTTGGCGCTAAACCCTACGGAGCGTGCCACTCTGGAGCAGATGCAGCTGCACCCCTGGTTCACATGA